From Montipora foliosa isolate CH-2021 chromosome 6, ASM3666993v2, whole genome shotgun sequence, a single genomic window includes:
- the LOC138007414 gene encoding RYamide receptor-like has product MAISATSLVYALILSAMIIFNIAGNSLVCSLMLKKRAFKTAINWLLFHLAIADLLVAVFFIPPCILNHFIEQPSGVTGDLLCKFITGGSFGWAAASASSFCLVAIAFERYNATLRPLLTRRHGRSLWLVPALWMLAILLSIPPIVVTAYDVERQMCVDNFTDYTTLRAYYLSWSFANSVLPICIMGYLYTQIISCLRKPGLVQCSFPMSASQSRNKVTKMLISVSVIFITCWTPPTVLCVLSPVIPGGYGTVYPVTTASALLNSCLNPLVYTLHSQKFRKSLVSLMFCCDNKKSAQSKEPLDKNQSPKFCQSSVKQSHFQNPKKQRK; this is encoded by the coding sequence ATGGCAATATCTGCAACTTCTCTTGTGTATGCACTGATTCTCTCCGCCATGATAATTTTCAACATAGCAGGTAACTCCCTCGTTTGCTCTCTAATGTTAAAGAAGAGAGCTTTCAAAACCGCGATCAACTGGCTTCTTTTCCACCTGGCCATCGCTGATTTACTGGTCGCTGTCTTCTTCATTCCACCTTGTATTCTGAACCACTTTATCGAGCAACCGAGTGGAGTTACTGGAGACCTGCTGTGTAAATTCATTACCGGAGGTAGCTTTGGTTGGGCGGCGGCTTCAGCCTCGAGCTTTTGCCTGGTTGCGATAGCGTTTGAGCGTTATAATGCTACTTTACGCCCATTGCTAACCCGCCGTCATGGTCGGTCATTGTGGTTGGTGCCAGCTCTATGGATGTTGGCGATTCTGTTGAGCATACCACCCATTGTTGTGACAGCTTATGACGTAGAACGTCAGATGTGCGTGGATAACTTTACAGATTACACAACGCTTCGAGCCTATTACCTTAGTTGGTCGTTTGCCAATTCAGTACTACCGATATGCATTATGGGATACCTGTACACGCAGATCATTTCGTGTCTGCGCAAGCCTGGACTCGTGCAATGCTCTTTTCCAATGTCTGCGTCACAGTCCAGGAATAAGGTTACTAAGATGCTAATTTCTGTCTCTGTCATCTTCATCACGTGTTGGACCCCTCCCACAGTGCTTTGCGTGTTGAGTCCCGTGATTCCTGGAGGTTACGGCACAGTGTATCCGGTCACTACAGCAAGCGCGTTGTTGAATTCCTGTCTCAATCCACTGGTGTACACGCTTCACAGTCAAAAGTTTAGGAAGAGTCTCGTTTCATTGATGTTTTGCTGCGACAACAAGAAGTCAGCGCAAAGTAAAGAGCctctggataaaaatcaaagcccaaaattttgccagtcgagtgttaagcaatcacattttcaaaatccgaagaaacaaaggaagtga